From one Butyricimonas faecihominis genomic stretch:
- a CDS encoding AAA family ATPase has protein sequence MNQGRIIVITGAPGTGKTTTASAVAKESDLEKSVHMHTDDFYHYLSKGAIPPHLPESNEQNLIVIEAFLEAAKRYARGGYDVIVDGIIGPWFLKPWQSLVREHYEVHYIILRASKEETLKRAVERSKLDRKTNIELVETMWEQFCNLGIYESNVVDTTNYSIQETVSAVQEKIASRAALLS, from the coding sequence ATGAATCAAGGTAGAATTATTGTAATCACAGGTGCGCCGGGGACAGGAAAAACTACAACGGCATCTGCTGTTGCAAAAGAATCAGATTTGGAAAAGTCTGTGCATATGCACACAGATGACTTTTATCATTATTTGAGTAAAGGGGCAATACCACCGCATTTGCCAGAATCAAATGAGCAAAATTTGATTGTCATTGAAGCGTTTTTAGAAGCTGCGAAGCGATATGCTCGTGGGGGATATGATGTAATTGTTGACGGTATTATCGGACCGTGGTTTTTAAAGCCGTGGCAAAGTCTTGTTCGGGAACATTATGAGGTGCATTATATTATTTTAAGGGCAAGTAAGGAAGAAACCTTGAAGCGAGCTGTTGAACGCTCAAAGTTAGACCGAAAAACAAATATCGAATTGGTAGAAACAATGTGGGAGCAATTTTGCAATCTGGGAATATATGAATCGAATGTTGTAGATACGACCAATTATTCCATTCAAGAAACTGTTTCCGCAGTACAAGAAAAAATCGCAAGTAGGGCAGCATTGTTGTCTTAG
- a CDS encoding aminoglycoside phosphotransferase family protein, with the protein MKSDYSKESITEFLSRKYGEDIRLFPIKEGQESQAYWFSRGGREYVVRINSNMEGFKKDKYAYEHFRSDRVPIPEVVETGNFDGTHYFCISVKADGITYEDSDEETVVRLLGDITDVTEAISRTDISGTSGCGVFDSDTGNAPFYSWREYLAEVFERDWTAVSRSYVNLSLIDELLAAYRELISYCPEERALFHGDFGSNNVIVGKKSRISGVIDWDCAAYGDFLYDIATAYFWRTWLMCMEKTAAYWERKYSHLPRYTERILCYELRIGLTEIYENAVENDTETTEWLQNRCREILREYRQRKA; encoded by the coding sequence ATGAAAAGCGATTATTCAAAAGAAAGCATCACAGAGTTTTTAAGCCGAAAGTACGGTGAGGATATAAGGCTTTTTCCGATAAAAGAAGGGCAGGAGTCACAGGCGTATTGGTTTTCGCGTGGCGGCAGAGAATATGTCGTGCGCATAAATTCAAATATGGAAGGCTTCAAAAAAGACAAATACGCCTATGAGCACTTCCGCTCGGATAGAGTTCCTATTCCAGAGGTTGTTGAAACAGGCAACTTTGACGGCACGCACTACTTCTGCATCAGCGTAAAAGCGGACGGGATTACATATGAGGACTCCGATGAAGAAACGGTTGTGCGACTGCTCGGCGATATTACGGATGTAACCGAAGCAATATCGCGAACCGATATATCAGGCACTTCCGGCTGCGGCGTGTTTGACAGCGATACGGGAAACGCTCCGTTTTACAGCTGGAGAGAATATCTTGCGGAGGTATTCGAGAGAGACTGGACGGCGGTAAGCAGGAGCTATGTTAACCTCTCACTCATCGACGAGCTTCTCGCGGCATATCGTGAGCTTATATCTTATTGCCCGGAAGAAAGAGCGCTGTTCCACGGGGATTTCGGCTCGAATAATGTTATCGTAGGCAAAAAATCGAGGATAAGTGGCGTTATAGACTGGGACTGCGCGGCTTACGGGGACTTTCTTTACGACATCGCGACCGCGTATTTTTGGCGGACATGGCTCATGTGCATGGAAAAAACTGCGGCGTATTGGGAGAGAAAATACTCTCACCTGCCGAGATATACCGAGCGAATTTTATGCTATGAGCTGCGGATAGGGCTGACGGAAATATACGAAAACGCTGTCGAAAACGATACTGAGACAACAGAGTGGCTTCAAAACAGGTGCCGCGAGATTTTGAGAGAATACAGACAAAGAAAGGCATGA
- a CDS encoding DUF3945 domain-containing protein: MEQKKKKQEDVLVVRDEKTGEISVVAGLDGKGYPNTKPAKPEHSQDFLRFDRHGDMVDNFFKNFYRQCKEPTRFGFYRVAADAVDTLLPVIKDFLKDPVANAEILASHKVDTAKYQQQAETENVKQEKNNNEPIKKTEEMEKKEELKQEKDVQQPQVAETQEKPNLIADDQVNWEELRKCGIDKEKLSEKDLKALMNYGKTGLVTVKPTFGYESYELQARLSFQKMEDGYLKLTPHFIRNEPRLDIPHRGYTFTEEDKKTLKRTGNLGKPVNFANEKTGEIKPHYISIDRLTNEIVDIPADKVRIPNKIGQTNLSREEQDILRAGLPLPKEVMLSNGRKFQALLQVNADKRDVEFVPGQPRQQQSQRQGNGQGKAQDNSNSPQQSQGEEDGNNQQRRNRSWTNEDGSIRPIKKWKDDVFTDQQIADYVAGKTVVLANAKDDQGQPCTKYLKFNFEKGRPLTYSQNPDLAQTVAPSNESRTQLAVNNEGKTNEATKHVKEPLQQGQTTPKNDAQQKQQAKKSKGMKVSS, translated from the coding sequence ATGGAACAGAAAAAGAAAAAGCAAGAGGACGTGCTGGTCGTCCGCGACGAGAAAACGGGCGAGATCAGCGTGGTCGCCGGGCTGGACGGCAAGGGCTACCCCAATACGAAGCCCGCGAAGCCGGAACACTCGCAGGACTTCCTGCGCTTCGACCGCCACGGGGACATGGTGGACAATTTCTTCAAGAACTTCTACCGCCAGTGCAAGGAGCCGACGCGCTTCGGCTTCTATCGGGTGGCGGCGGATGCGGTGGACACGCTGCTTCCCGTCATCAAGGACTTCCTGAAAGACCCCGTGGCAAACGCGGAGATACTTGCCTCGCACAAGGTGGACACCGCCAAGTACCAGCAACAAGCAGAAACAGAGAATGTCAAACAAGAAAAAAATAACAACGAACCCATTAAAAAGACAGAAGAAATGGAAAAGAAAGAAGAACTGAAACAAGAGAAGGATGTTCAGCAGCCACAGGTAGCTGAAACACAGGAGAAGCCTAATCTGATAGCGGACGACCAAGTAAACTGGGAGGAACTGCGCAAGTGCGGCATTGACAAGGAGAAACTCTCGGAAAAGGACCTAAAAGCCCTGATGAACTACGGCAAGACGGGATTAGTGACGGTAAAGCCGACCTTCGGCTATGAGAGTTACGAATTGCAGGCCCGATTGTCTTTCCAGAAGATGGAGGACGGCTATCTGAAGCTGACACCCCATTTTATCCGCAATGAACCACGCCTTGACATCCCCCACAGGGGCTACACCTTCACCGAAGAGGACAAGAAGACGTTGAAACGCACGGGCAACCTCGGCAAGCCCGTCAACTTCGCCAACGAGAAGACAGGTGAAATCAAGCCCCACTACATCAGCATCGACCGCCTGACGAATGAAATCGTGGACATCCCTGCCGACAAGGTGCGCATCCCTAACAAAATCGGACAGACCAACCTGTCAAGGGAAGAGCAGGACATCCTACGTGCGGGATTGCCTTTGCCCAAGGAAGTGATGCTCTCCAACGGGCGCAAGTTCCAAGCCTTGTTGCAGGTGAACGCCGACAAGCGCGATGTGGAGTTCGTGCCGGGACAACCGAGGCAGCAGCAATCCCAGCGTCAGGGAAACGGCCAAGGTAAGGCGCAGGACAATTCCAATTCGCCCCAACAGTCACAAGGTGAAGAAGATGGGAATAACCAGCAACGCCGTAACCGCTCGTGGACAAACGAGGACGGGAGCATCCGCCCCATCAAGAAATGGAAAGACGATGTGTTTACCGACCAGCAGATAGCCGACTACGTGGCGGGCAAGACGGTGGTGCTCGCCAATGCGAAGGACGACCAAGGCCAGCCCTGCACGAAGTACCTGAAGTTCAACTTCGAGAAAGGCCGACCGCTGACCTACTCGCAGAACCCCGACCTCGCGCAGACCGTCGCACCGTCCAACGAGAGCCGGACACAGCTCGCCGTGAACAACGAAGGGAAGACCAACGAAGCGACCAAACACGTGAAAGAGCCGTTGCAGCAGGGTCAGACCACGCCGAAGAATGATGCGCAGCAGAAGCAGCAGGCCAAGAAATCCAAAGGCATGAAAGTATCTTCCTGA
- a CDS encoding GNAT family N-acetyltransferase, with protein MGKSNSYYMQLHVEALFTMNEKNELMTIREPWDSTSQPAPRFYLTRPLYEKPHAYFRADVPKELREKLQSITNREPVLMLPNESPIYDKEYRQLLGESKISEDACFWLPEQPKLKACLLTKDNIEPQMSHYFPWLPEELLDVPFCAAYLEDSQVVSICRSVRIILEAEEAGIETAELYRRKGYAFHTLAEWAEAVRRNGSIPLYSASTSNLASLGLAKKAGGIFFGNGFCVC; from the coding sequence ATGGGAAAAAGCAACTCGTACTATATGCAGCTTCATGTAGAAGCACTGTTTACAATGAATGAAAAGAACGAACTTATGACTATAAGGGAACCATGGGACTCCACTTCACAGCCGGCTCCCCGCTTCTATTTGACAAGACCACTTTACGAAAAACCACATGCTTATTTTCGCGCTGACGTACCGAAAGAATTAAGAGAAAAACTACAATCAATTACCAACAGAGAGCCAGTACTGATGCTGCCGAATGAATCACCTATTTATGATAAAGAATATCGGCAACTATTAGGAGAAAGTAAGATTTCAGAAGATGCTTGTTTTTGGCTTCCTGAACAGCCAAAGTTAAAAGCCTGCTTACTCACTAAAGACAACATTGAGCCTCAGATGAGCCACTATTTTCCCTGGCTACCTGAAGAGTTGCTGGATGTTCCCTTTTGCGCTGCTTATTTGGAAGATTCTCAAGTCGTATCTATTTGTCGTAGTGTTCGGATTATTCTTGAGGCAGAGGAAGCGGGAATTGAAACGGCTGAACTTTACAGAAGAAAAGGGTATGCATTCCACACACTTGCAGAATGGGCAGAAGCAGTTAGACGAAATGGTAGTATTCCTTTGTATAGTGCGTCCACTTCTAACTTAGCCTCTTTAGGTTTAGCAAAAAAGGCAGGCGGCATTTTCTTTGGTAACGGTTTTTGCGTTTGCTGA
- a CDS encoding site-specific integrase, which produces MATIKIKFRSSSVAGKEGTLCYQVIHGRQTRLISTGYKLHLYEWDKEAGKIRSVKGNPDRERYLEALRFRMEEDQKRLNGIIRKLEQSGKLSSEQIVLAYHSPEGHDDCFFVYARKVIDQTKRMGKERTSEVYASSLNSFIRFRGEAGDVPLDAMDSVMMMEYEAYLKQNGKCPNTVSFYLRNLRTLYNRASEEGLVENRSPFRHVHTGVEKTVKRGVSSEIIGRIKNLDLELYPALAFARNLFLLCFYLRGMSFVDLAFLKKKDLQNGVLVYRRHKTDQQLCIKWEQPMQEIVRKYTNPDSPYLLPIIKVPGEKERRQYLNASHVMNKRLQKIGRMVECPIKLTFYVARHGWASIAKSQNVPVPVISEALGHDSEDTTRIYLALLDSSVVDKANSKVIRSIGR; this is translated from the coding sequence ATGGCAACAATAAAAATCAAGTTCAGGTCCTCTTCGGTCGCAGGCAAAGAGGGCACGTTATGTTATCAAGTGATACACGGGCGGCAGACCCGCCTGATTAGTACGGGGTATAAATTGCACCTTTATGAATGGGACAAGGAAGCGGGCAAAATCCGCAGCGTGAAAGGCAATCCGGACCGGGAACGCTATCTGGAAGCCTTGCGTTTCCGTATGGAGGAAGACCAGAAACGGTTGAACGGCATTATCCGGAAGCTGGAACAGTCAGGGAAACTTTCTTCCGAGCAGATAGTCCTTGCCTATCACAGTCCGGAAGGACATGACGACTGTTTCTTTGTCTATGCCCGGAAAGTCATCGACCAGACCAAACGCATGGGGAAAGAGCGGACATCCGAAGTCTATGCCAGTTCACTCAACAGTTTCATCCGTTTCCGGGGCGAAGCGGGAGATGTACCTTTGGATGCGATGGATTCCGTCATGATGATGGAATACGAGGCTTACCTGAAGCAGAACGGGAAATGCCCGAATACGGTATCTTTTTACTTGCGCAATCTGCGTACCTTATATAATAGGGCATCGGAGGAAGGATTGGTGGAAAACCGCAGTCCGTTCCGCCATGTCCATACGGGAGTTGAGAAGACGGTCAAAAGGGGCGTATCCTCAGAAATCATCGGACGGATCAAGAATCTGGATTTGGAATTATATCCGGCCTTGGCTTTCGCCCGGAACCTGTTCCTGCTCTGCTTTTATCTTCGCGGCATGTCTTTCGTGGACTTGGCTTTCTTGAAAAAGAAAGATTTGCAAAACGGCGTGCTTGTCTATCGGCGGCACAAGACCGACCAACAGCTTTGCATCAAATGGGAGCAGCCCATGCAGGAAATTGTCCGGAAATACACAAATCCGGATTCTCCTTACCTTCTTCCCATCATCAAGGTGCCGGGAGAAAAGGAAAGACGGCAATACCTGAATGCCTCGCATGTGATGAACAAGCGGTTGCAAAAGATTGGCCGGATGGTTGAATGTCCCATCAAGCTCACGTTTTATGTCGCAAGGCATGGGTGGGCCAGCATCGCCAAGAGTCAGAATGTGCCCGTGCCTGTCATCAGCGAGGCGTTAGGGCATGATTCGGAAGATACGACCCGCATCTATTTGGCCCTACTGGATTCTTCGGTGGTGGACAAAGCCAACAGCAAGGTCATCCGGTCTATTGGCAGATAA
- a CDS encoding type IA DNA topoisomerase encodes MITILAEKPSVAREIARIVGAMKREEGYFTGNGYHVTWALGHLVQLALPDGYGIKGFRRDSLPVIPKNFELIPRQVKTDKGYKADAAAVKQIKVITKLWNESDGIIVATDCAREGELIFRYLYSYIGCTLPFQRLWISSLTDAAIRKGLKKLKDGREYDNLYQAAKARSEADWLVGINGTQALSVAAGRGTYSVGRVQTPTLTMVCQRFWENKRFQPEPVYQLHFTTPSVSVDEVVKFASVEKWKDKEEAAILYNKVKEQMAATVTKVEKREKIENPPLLYDLTTLQKKANTRHGFTAEQTLALVQKLYEAKLVTYPRTSSRYIPEDVFDEVPMLFDRLATHSSFAEKIGALDGLNRRSVDASKVTDHHALLVTPNRPLALYKDEQTIYDMIVGRMVEAFSPECVKDTTTVRAECEGIAFETKGCIVRKAGWRSVYGEDNIDTVLPDWKEGDILAMSGCSMSSGMTRPKPLHTESTLLAAMETAGREGLEDEEARQALKDCGIGTPATRAAIIETLLKREYMVRVKKSLVPTEKGLALYSIVRGMDIADVEMTGRWEAELAEIEKGRMPHEAFIRDIESYTRKITTELLASDKLFGHKASDCACPKCGKGTMQFYGKVVRCDNPDCALPVFRQMAGRTLTDAEMNELLAKGSTGVLNGFKSRQGKPFSAMVTFDADFNTKFVFPEAKGTKKFTNRKGGRK; translated from the coding sequence ATGATTACCATATTGGCAGAAAAACCGAGCGTCGCCCGTGAGATAGCACGGATTGTCGGCGCGATGAAAAGGGAAGAAGGGTATTTCACCGGGAACGGCTACCACGTGACATGGGCGCTGGGGCATCTGGTGCAGCTTGCCCTGCCAGACGGCTACGGCATCAAGGGCTTCCGGCGCGACAGCCTGCCTGTCATTCCTAAAAACTTCGAGCTTATACCCCGACAGGTAAAAACGGACAAGGGCTACAAGGCGGACGCGGCGGCGGTGAAGCAAATCAAGGTGATAACCAAGCTGTGGAACGAAAGCGATGGCATCATCGTGGCGACCGACTGCGCCCGTGAAGGCGAACTGATTTTCAGGTATTTGTATTCCTATATCGGCTGCACCCTGCCGTTCCAAAGGCTGTGGATAAGCTCGCTGACAGATGCCGCCATCCGCAAGGGATTAAAGAAACTGAAGGACGGCCGCGAATACGACAACCTCTATCAAGCCGCCAAAGCCCGCAGCGAAGCCGACTGGCTGGTAGGCATCAACGGCACACAGGCGTTGTCGGTGGCCGCCGGGCGCGGCACGTATTCCGTGGGACGGGTGCAGACACCCACGCTGACGATGGTCTGCCAACGTTTTTGGGAGAACAAGCGTTTCCAGCCCGAACCGGTATACCAGCTCCATTTCACCACGCCGTCGGTGAGCGTGGATGAGGTCGTGAAGTTCGCCTCGGTGGAGAAATGGAAGGACAAGGAGGAAGCCGCCATACTATATAATAAGGTAAAGGAACAGATGGCAGCAACCGTTACCAAAGTCGAAAAGAGGGAAAAGATAGAGAACCCTCCGCTCCTGTACGACCTGACCACGCTACAAAAGAAGGCGAACACGAGGCACGGCTTCACGGCGGAACAGACGCTCGCCCTCGTGCAGAAGCTCTACGAGGCGAAGCTCGTCACCTATCCGAGAACATCAAGCCGCTACATCCCGGAGGACGTGTTTGACGAAGTGCCCATGCTGTTCGACCGTCTGGCAACCCATTCTTCCTTTGCGGAGAAGATTGGAGCCTTGGACGGACTGAACCGCCGCAGCGTGGACGCCTCGAAAGTGACCGACCACCATGCCCTGTTGGTGACACCCAACCGTCCATTGGCGCTCTACAAGGACGAGCAGACCATCTACGACATGATTGTGGGGCGCATGGTGGAAGCGTTCTCCCCGGAGTGCGTCAAGGACACGACCACCGTCCGGGCGGAGTGTGAGGGCATAGCGTTCGAGACAAAAGGCTGCATCGTGCGCAAGGCGGGCTGGCGGTCGGTCTATGGCGAGGACAACATAGACACCGTTTTGCCCGACTGGAAAGAAGGTGATATATTGGCAATGAGCGGCTGTTCGATGAGTTCGGGCATGACACGCCCGAAGCCGTTGCATACCGAAAGCACCCTGCTGGCGGCGATGGAGACCGCCGGGCGCGAGGGCTTGGAGGACGAGGAAGCGCGGCAGGCGTTGAAGGACTGCGGCATCGGCACGCCCGCCACCCGTGCCGCCATCATCGAGACCCTGCTCAAAAGGGAATACATGGTGCGCGTGAAGAAGTCGCTCGTGCCGACGGAGAAAGGGCTTGCCCTGTATTCCATCGTCAGGGGCATGGACATCGCCGACGTGGAGATGACGGGACGCTGGGAGGCGGAACTGGCGGAGATAGAAAAAGGCAGGATGCCGCACGAGGCATTCATCCGCGACATTGAAAGCTATACCCGGAAAATCACCACGGAACTGCTTGCCTCGGACAAGCTGTTCGGGCACAAGGCATCGGACTGTGCCTGCCCCAAGTGCGGCAAGGGTACGATGCAGTTCTACGGCAAGGTGGTGCGCTGCGACAACCCGGACTGCGCCCTGCCCGTGTTCCGCCAGATGGCGGGCAGGACGCTCACCGACGCGGAAATGAACGAACTGCTGGCAAAAGGCAGCACGGGTGTCCTCAACGGCTTCAAGAGCAGGCAGGGCAAGCCGTTCAGCGCAATGGTCACATTCGATGCGGATTTCAATACAAAATTCGTGTTTCCCGAAGCCAAAGGCACAAAAAAATTCACTAACAGGAAAGGAGGAAGAAAATAA
- a CDS encoding UpxY family transcription antiterminator, protein MDEILPIEDKLHWYAMRDLKRRHAKLPAYKMFENLKVQCFTPMVHRLVVVGGKRVDQEVPFMQDLLFVKDTREHLDAIVESTPKLQYRYKLGVQHTPIIVPVADMERFIKAVEASDNPKFYSPDEVTPEMRNRKIRIIGGQLDGYTGTLVTTRGSKTKRLLVELPTLLAASIEVEAEYIQLIP, encoded by the coding sequence ATGGACGAAATACTACCTATAGAGGATAAACTGCACTGGTATGCCATGCGTGACCTCAAACGCAGACATGCCAAATTGCCCGCCTACAAGATGTTCGAGAACTTGAAGGTGCAGTGTTTCACTCCTATGGTGCATCGTTTGGTCGTAGTTGGTGGCAAGCGGGTGGATCAGGAAGTGCCTTTCATGCAGGACTTGCTTTTCGTGAAAGACACGAGGGAGCATCTTGATGCCATTGTGGAGAGTACCCCCAAGCTTCAATACCGTTACAAGCTCGGTGTACAGCACACTCCTATCATCGTCCCTGTCGCAGATATGGAACGTTTCATCAAGGCGGTAGAAGCCAGTGATAATCCTAAGTTCTATTCCCCTGACGAGGTGACACCGGAGATGAGAAACCGGAAAATCCGCATCATCGGCGGGCAGTTGGACGGATATACGGGCACATTGGTGACCACACGTGGTTCGAAGACAAAAAGGCTGCTGGTGGAACTGCCCACCTTGTTGGCTGCCTCCATAGAAGTAGAAGCGGAGTATATTCAGCTTATTCCATGA
- a CDS encoding polysaccharide biosynthesis/export family protein, which translates to MSINKVFYILLIVASTVTLGSCGSSKEVVYFQDLRPGETEIKLPEVKAITVRPEDKISIIVNSRDPQLTDLFNLPYVSRQLGQSLRTNGVTASSNQGVSAYTVDANGKIDFPVLGKIHVAGMKREEIAECIKNELIKENLVKDPVVTVEFANLCISVLGEVNSPGRFSIDRDRLTILDALSMAGDLTIYGNRSKVMVLRQEGDVQRVYGLNLTSGEHIYSSPAYYLQQNDVVYVEPNEVKARQSTVNGNNVRSTSFWISLASLLTSVAILIFN; encoded by the coding sequence ATGAGTATAAATAAAGTATTTTACATCTTGCTCATTGTCGCAAGTACAGTGACACTGGGCTCGTGCGGTTCTTCCAAGGAAGTAGTTTATTTCCAGGATTTGAGACCCGGGGAAACAGAAATCAAGTTGCCTGAAGTGAAAGCCATTACAGTCCGACCGGAGGATAAGATTTCCATTATCGTCAACAGCCGTGACCCCCAGTTGACGGACTTGTTCAACCTGCCTTATGTGTCCAGGCAATTGGGTCAGTCTTTAAGGACAAATGGCGTGACGGCTTCAAGCAATCAAGGAGTATCCGCTTATACCGTAGATGCCAACGGTAAGATAGATTTTCCTGTACTTGGCAAGATACACGTGGCCGGAATGAAGCGGGAAGAAATCGCCGAATGTATCAAGAACGAATTGATAAAGGAGAATTTGGTGAAAGACCCTGTCGTGACCGTGGAATTTGCCAATCTCTGCATATCCGTGTTGGGCGAGGTGAACAGTCCGGGACGTTTCAGCATTGACCGGGACAGGCTGACCATACTCGATGCACTCAGCATGGCAGGCGACCTGACCATCTACGGAAACCGTTCCAAGGTGATGGTGTTACGGCAAGAAGGGGATGTGCAACGGGTGTACGGACTGAACCTCACTTCCGGCGAACACATCTATTCTTCACCCGCCTATTATCTGCAACAGAATGACGTGGTGTATGTGGAACCCAATGAAGTGAAAGCCCGTCAATCTACCGTCAACGGCAACAACGTGCGTTCCACCTCGTTCTGGATTTCGCTGGCATCGTTGCTGACTTCTGTGGCCATCCTCATTTTTAATTAA
- a CDS encoding DUF1896 family protein: MKQNKKTVPAELSYYGLYLLDYLRKYHPDKVSDTYLIAEREEAAATTFEKERSAGSTVEYAHEEAMRVLLHGLHFSPYALLREVVENEFADEVAESGREAFCNELYPYLTNLFAGYDTSDDTFALSPGHDLLYTELVGTVMLYLESYGVQ; this comes from the coding sequence ATGAAACAGAACAAGAAAACCGTCCCAGCGGAACTGTCCTACTACGGGCTGTACCTGCTGGACTACCTGAGAAAATACCATCCCGACAAAGTTTCCGACACGTACCTTATTGCAGAGAGGGAGGAAGCTGCCGCCACCACCTTTGAAAAAGAAAGGTCGGCAGGAAGTACGGTCGAGTATGCCCACGAGGAAGCCATGCGCGTCCTGCTGCACGGGCTGCACTTCTCGCCCTACGCCCTGCTGCGCGAGGTCGTGGAAAACGAGTTCGCCGACGAGGTGGCGGAATCCGGCCGCGAGGCGTTCTGCAACGAGCTTTATCCCTACTTGACAAACCTGTTCGCCGGTTACGACACGTCGGACGACACCTTCGCCCTGTCGCCCGGACACGACCTGCTCTACACGGAGCTGGTGGGAACCGTCATGCTTTATCTGGAGTCCTATGGCGTTCAATAG
- a CDS encoding AAA family ATPase has protein sequence MNQGRIIVITGSPGTGKTTIASIVAKESNMDKSVHMHTDDFFHYLSKGAIPPHLPESNEQNLVVIEAFLEAAKRYARGGYDVIVDGIVGPWFLEPWRALVREDYEVHYIVLRASKEETMKRAVERSKLDRKTNVELVETMWEQFCNLGIYESNVIDTTTYSIQETVSAVQEKIASRAALLS, from the coding sequence ATGAACCAAGGAAGAATTATTGTGATTACAGGTTCGCCGGGAACAGGAAAGACAACAATTGCGTCGATTGTCGCAAAAGAATCGAACATGGATAAATCTGTGCATATGCACACAGACGACTTTTTCCATTATTTAAGCAAAGGAGCAATACCGCCGCATTTACCAGAGTCCAACGAACAAAATTTAGTTGTTATTGAAGCCTTTTTAGAAGCTGCAAAGCGCTATGCCCGCGGTGGATATGATGTAATTGTAGATGGAATTGTAGGGCCGTGGTTTTTAGAACCATGGAGAGCCCTTGTTCGAGAAGATTATGAAGTACACTATATTGTTTTAAGGGCCAGTAAAGAAGAAACTATGAAGCGAGCTGTGGAGCGCTCAAAATTAGACAGAAAAACAAATGTTGAATTAGTAGAAACCATGTGGGAGCAATTTTGCAATCTGGGAATATATGAATCGAATGTTATAGATACGACCACTTATTCCATTCAAGAAACTGTTTCCGCAGTACAAGAAAAAATCGCAAGTAGGGCAGCGTTGTTGTCTTAG
- a CDS encoding peptidase C15 has protein sequence MRILFTGFDPFGGEKINPAGEAVKMMKNEIQGAEILKLEVPTVFGKAGEVLKKAVEQYRPDAVVCVGQAGGRAAITPEMIAVNIMDARIPDNAGNKPCHELIIKEGREAYFSSLPVKDIEKNLNDNGIPSSVSYGADNE, from the coding sequence ATGAGAATACTGTTCACAGGCTTTGACCCGTTCGGGGGAGAGAAAATCAATCCTGCGGGAGAAGCCGTAAAAATGATGAAAAACGAAATACAAGGCGCGGAAATTTTAAAGCTCGAAGTGCCGACGGTGTTTGGAAAGGCAGGAGAGGTTCTTAAAAAAGCGGTGGAGCAATACAGACCCGACGCGGTGGTGTGCGTAGGTCAAGCCGGAGGGAGAGCCGCCATTACTCCCGAGATGATAGCCGTGAACATAATGGACGCGCGCATTCCCGACAACGCCGGAAACAAGCCGTGCCACGAGCTTATAATAAAAGAGGGAAGAGAAGCGTATTTTTCCTCACTTCCGGTGAAGGATATCGAGAAAAATCTAAATGATAACGGAATTCCGTCGTCGGTATCGTATGGAGCGGACAACGAGTAA